Proteins encoded within one genomic window of Balaenoptera musculus isolate JJ_BM4_2016_0621 chromosome 12, mBalMus1.pri.v3, whole genome shotgun sequence:
- the CCR6 gene encoding C-C chemokine receptor type 6, translating into MSVEPMNSTNIYDANEDYFGLANSSDYSLDVDSFLCSLQEVRKFSGLFVPLAYSLICVSGLLGNILVVVTFAFYKKAKSMTDVYLLNMAVADILFVLTLPFWAVNHATGEWIFSNVMCKLTRGIYAINFNCGMLLLTCISLDRYIAIVQATKSFRLRSRTLAHHKVICLVVWVVSILISSSTFMFNQKYKLQGSDVCEPRYHTVSEPIRWKLLVLGLQLLFGFFIPLVFMIFCYMFIVKTLIQAQNSKRHRAIRVIIAVVLVFLACQIPHNMVLLVTAVNLGRTDRSCSSERLLGYTRNITEVLAFLHCCLNPVLYAFVGQKFRSYFLKIMKDLWCVRRRQKSPGFSCSRLHSDNFISRQNSETADNDNPSSFTM; encoded by the exons ATGAGCGTG GAACCCATGAATTCCACCAACATCTACGACGCAAATGAGGATTATTTTGGGTTGGCTAATAGTTCAGATTATTCACTCGATGTTGATAGCTTTCTGTGTTCCTTGCAAGAGGTCAGAAAGTTCTCTGGGCTATTTGTGCCACTCGCTTACTCCTTGATATGTGTCTCTGGCCTCCTGGGCAATATTTTGGTGGTGGTCACCTTTGCTTTTTATAAGAAAGCCAAGTCTATGACAGACGTTTATCTCTTGAACATGGCCGTCGCAGACATACTCTTTGTCCTCACCCTCCCGTTCTGGGCAGTCAACCATGCTACTGGCGAGTGGATTTTCAGCAACGTCATGTGCAAACTGACCCGGGGCATCTACGCCATCAACTTTAACTGCGGGATGCTGCTCCTGACCTGTATCAGCCTGGACCGCTACATCGCCATCGTGCAGGCCACCAAGTCCTTCCGGCTCCGGTCCAGAACTTTGGCTCACCACAAAGTGATCTGTTTGGTCGTGTGGGTGGTGTCGATCCTCATCTCCAGCTCGACCTTCATGTTCAACCAGAAATACAAGCTACAAGGCAGCGACGTCTGCGAGCCCAGGTACCACACCGTCTCCGAGCCAATCCGCTGGAAGCTGCTGGTGCTGGGACTTCAGCTCCTCTTCGGCTTCTTCATTCCGCTGGTGTTTATGATATTTTGCTACATGTTTATCGTCAAGACCTTAATTCAAGCTCAAAATTCTAAAAGGCACAGAGCCATCCGCGTGATCATAGCCGTGGTCCTTGTCTTCCTGGCTTGCCAGATCCCGCATAACATGGTGCTTCTTGTGACCGCCGTCAACCTGGGCAGGACGGACCGCTCATGCAGCAGCGAGAGGCTGCTGGGCTACACCAGGAACATCACCGAGGTCCTGGCTTTCCTGCACTGCTGCCTCAACCCGGTGCTCTATGCCTTCGTCGGTCAGAAGTTTAGAAGCTACTTTCTGAAGATCATGAAGGACCTGTGGTGTGTGAGGAGGAGGCAGAAGTCACCGGGCTTCTCCTGCTCCCGGCTGCACTCGGACAACTTCATCTCCCGGCAGAACAGCGAGACCGCGGACAACGACAACCCGTCCTCCTTCACCATGTGA